In Papaver somniferum cultivar HN1 chromosome 1, ASM357369v1, whole genome shotgun sequence, a genomic segment contains:
- the LOC113286253 gene encoding uncharacterized protein LOC113286253: MENSKSQRFSTLLVPVIFLLLISYSIIVSAADDLSIDVAQPTTLKLSSGLTLEKSPGTKPSMAVVGERVNISGVSRLKNLKKYANTVKVKVILVDSSRPNAIEVCFHSNTSLGVGMCNRSHWEKLVKGVWIRSMSPYDNKLLDIRMPGKSLANVEVSVEEEFFLYRIIFLVLGLILLTLAPTLSQSLTFYYGGAMTMGIILVVLMVLFQGMRLLPSGRKSSFAIFVYSCLVGMGSMLLGYLPGVLKSVLVEIGVSEDMYNPLGTVLLVCLLLAGAWLGFWVVRKLVLTEEGSIDSSVAVFVAWAIRLVSAVMISQSSMDLLLAAEACISWMLISFILGKIATLRSLQRMLKHLFRTAKSNHKRYQIQDYSASEDYHEKSEDHTSRRRRTSLNLSPSSPAAVNQTRITKTPQSSQLSDSGTYFSTFHRVPDRKKFSKEEYERFTKDSTRKALESLVASPDFSEWAVANAERITLTPTKDQAGSSERRPRWLGLF, encoded by the exons ATGGAAAATTCAAAATCTCAACGATTTTCAACTCTTCTTGTCCCTGTAATTTTCTTGTTGCTGATTTCATACTCTATCATTGTCTCTGCTGCCGATGATCTCTCAATTG ATGTTGCTCAACCCACTACATTGAAGCTGTCATCTGGCTTGACTTTGGAAAAGTCTCCGGGTACAAAGCCTAGTATGGCCGTGGTTGGCGAGAGAGTTAATATTAGTGGTGTATCAAGGCTTAAAAATCTGAAAAAGTATGCTAATACAGTAAAAGTGAAAGTGATACTTGTGGATAGCTCTCGTCCAAATGCTATCGAAGTCTGCTTTCATAG CAATACATCACTGGGAGTAGGCATGTGCAATCGTAGTCATTGGGAGAAGCTTGTAAAGGGTGTATGGATCAGATCCATGTCACCTTATGATAACAAACTTTTAGATATACGGATGCCTGGAAAATCCCTTGCAAATGTTGAGGTGTCAGTGGAAGAAG AGTTCTTTCTGTATCGTATTATATTTCTGGTGCTGGGTTTAATCTTGCTGACACTAGCACCAACTCTGAGCCAATCTCTTACTTTTTACTATGGCGGGGCAATGACTATGGGCATCATCCTTGTAGTGTTAATGGTCCTTTTTCAG GGGATGAGGCTGCTTCCGAGTGGTCGAAAGAGTTCGTTCGCGATATTTGTATACTCATGTCTG GTAGGAATGGGATCTATGCTTCTTGGTTACTTACCTGGGGTATTAAAGTCGGTGCTTGTGGAGATTGGGGTCAGCGAAGATATGTACAATCCT TTGGGGACGGTCCTGTTGGTTTGTCTTCTGCTTGCTGGAGCTTGGTTGGGTTTTTGGGTGGTCCGTAAACTTGTTCTAACAGAAGAAGGATCCATTGATTCAAGTGTAGCTGTTTTCGTTGCTTGGGCAATTCGCCTAGTATCAGCTGTCATGATTAGTCAG AGTTCAATGGATCTTTTACTGGCTGCAGAGGCCTGTATCTCTTGGATGTTAATTTCATTTATACTTGGGAAGATTGCCACATTGAGATCCTTGCAGCGCATGCTTAA GCATCTGTTTAGAACAGCTAAGAGCAATCACAAAAGATACCAGATTCAGGATTATTCAGCTTCTGAAGATTATCACGAGAAATCAGAAGATCATACATCACGCAGGCGTCGaacttcattgaatctctccccCAGTTCCCCGGCTGCAG TTAACCAGACACGTATTACGAAGACACCGCAGTCTTCTCAGCTATCAGACTCAGGAACGTATTTCTCAACCTTCCATAGAGTACCTGACAGGAAAAAGTtctcaaaggaagaatatgaaaggTTCACTAAAGATTCCACGAGAAAAGCTTTGGAAAGTTTAGTAGCTTCCCCTGATTTCAGCGAATGGGCTGTTGCTAATGCCGAGCGAATCACCCTGACTCCCACCAAAGACCAAGCTGGTAGTTCAGAGCGACGTCCAAGGTGGCTAGGATTGTTTTAA